A stretch of Sulfitobacter sp. THAF37 DNA encodes these proteins:
- a CDS encoding PA0069 family radical SAM protein → MDREDRRFKVVGRAAGSNNAGRFERHERVQVDDGWTPDDDLPVLRTQTAIEVPRKVITYNSSPDLPFDRSINPYRGCEHGCVYCFARPSHAYLGLSPGLDFETRLVARPDAPEVLKRELAAKSYRVAPIAIGTNTDPYQPIERAHEIMRACLQVLSETGHPVAIVTKGALIERDIDILADMARRGLVRVGISVTTLDARLSRLMEPRAPAPARRLQVVRALSGAGVPVRIMAAPLIPALTDPELEDILKAGRDAGARHASWIMLRLPREVSPLVQDWLARHYPDRSERIMARLREMHGGKEYDATWHRRMRGEGPYAEIIARRFDVAVKRLGLGLRAPPMRCDLFRPPVKETAQLSLF, encoded by the coding sequence ATGGACAGGGAAGATCGGCGATTCAAGGTGGTCGGGCGCGCGGCGGGCAGCAACAACGCCGGTCGGTTCGAACGGCACGAAAGGGTGCAGGTCGATGATGGCTGGACGCCCGATGACGACCTGCCGGTCCTGCGCACCCAGACCGCCATCGAGGTGCCGCGCAAGGTCATCACCTACAACAGCTCGCCCGATCTGCCCTTCGACCGCTCGATCAACCCTTACCGGGGGTGCGAACACGGTTGCGTCTACTGCTTCGCGCGGCCCAGTCACGCCTATCTCGGGCTCTCACCGGGGCTGGACTTCGAAACCCGGCTGGTGGCGCGCCCCGATGCGCCGGAGGTGCTGAAGCGCGAGCTGGCCGCGAAATCCTACCGGGTGGCCCCGATCGCCATCGGGACCAACACCGACCCCTATCAACCGATCGAGCGCGCGCATGAGATCATGCGCGCCTGCCTGCAGGTGCTGTCGGAGACAGGCCACCCGGTTGCCATCGTGACCAAGGGCGCGCTGATCGAACGCGACATCGACATTCTGGCCGATATGGCGCGGCGCGGTCTGGTGCGGGTGGGCATTTCAGTCACCACCCTGGATGCCAGGCTCAGCCGGTTGATGGAGCCGCGCGCGCCGGCCCCGGCGCGGCGGTTGCAGGTGGTGCGGGCGTTGTCGGGCGCGGGGGTGCCGGTGCGCATCATGGCCGCGCCCCTGATCCCCGCGCTGACGGACCCCGAGCTGGAGGACATTCTCAAGGCGGGGCGCGACGCCGGTGCGCGCCATGCCAGCTGGATCATGCTGCGTCTGCCGCGCGAGGTGTCGCCGCTGGTGCAGGACTGGCTTGCCCGCCATTACCCAGATCGGTCAGAGCGGATCATGGCCCGCCTGCGCGAGATGCATGGCGGCAAGGAATACGATGCCACATGGCATCGCCGGATGCGGGGGGAGGGACCCTATGCCGAGATCATCGCGCGGCGTTTCGACGTGGCTGTAAAACGGCTGGGCCTTGGGCTGCGCGCGCCGCCCATGCGCTGCGACCTGTTCCGCCCGCCGGTCAAGGAGACGGCCCAGTTGTCGCTGTTCTGA
- a CDS encoding phosphatidylglycerol lysyltransferase domain-containing protein produces MAGLVSAARQLARAARYAGPPGLALGCLWLVWRQLGDTPWRALPAGLRDIGAAELSLALVCVALSFAAVGRYDALFHRHFDTGLSPRRARYSGTVAIALSQTLGFGVLTGALARQRLLPQLGALGALRLSACVAGSFLLAWGWITALACLALPAPGWTTLPALAVLTGLPVIAGFAAFGPRLTLPTLMRWLPGVPSLPATGAILLWAALDLAAAGMVLYLMLPQDAVALTAFLPVFLLAYGAGLLSGAPGGVGPFELMLLGLLPDVPQGDLVAAVMGYRALYYALPAVLGALALLHPPACREERRAVPTDPPMPGAELGLLRQNGGQVAALAGGPAALWPTPQALVVLPGGAPLTGAALNDLRRRARGGNRIATLYKCTASEAARARAAGWQVMRIAREALLNPQTFDLDSPARRGLRRKLRQAAKAGVQVQRAEVLPLSEMAALDACWQRRNGRARGGTMGRFCPRYVAGQQVFLAWQGEQLVGFVTFHAGPHDMALDLTRLSAQAPQGTMQSLVAAALAQARAQGLSRLSLAAVPDFPALNHPLLAPLRGRVLDRAGAAGLIRFKSAFAPSWSPRYAAAPGRAGLALALADIAREVHHPYALRHGNLFHEQDEEYELAPRRAA; encoded by the coding sequence ATGGCAGGACTGGTTTCAGCGGCACGACAACTGGCGCGGGCTGCACGGTACGCAGGACCGCCGGGCTTGGCCCTTGGCTGCCTCTGGCTGGTCTGGCGGCAGCTGGGCGACACGCCCTGGCGCGCCCTGCCCGCCGGGCTGCGCGACATCGGCGCGGCGGAGCTGTCCCTGGCGCTGGTCTGCGTCGCCCTGAGTTTCGCAGCCGTCGGACGCTACGACGCGCTGTTCCACCGCCACTTCGACACTGGCCTTTCGCCCCGCCGTGCGCGGTACAGCGGCACCGTCGCAATCGCGCTGTCGCAAACGCTGGGCTTTGGCGTTCTGACCGGGGCACTGGCGCGCCAGCGGCTGCTGCCGCAGCTCGGCGCCCTGGGGGCGCTGCGACTGTCGGCCTGCGTCGCTGGCAGCTTTCTGCTGGCCTGGGGCTGGATCACCGCACTGGCCTGTCTCGCCCTGCCCGCCCCCGGGTGGACCACCCTGCCCGCGCTGGCGGTGCTGACGGGTCTGCCGGTCATCGCCGGGTTCGCCGCCTTTGGCCCGCGCCTGACGCTGCCGACGCTGATGCGCTGGCTGCCCGGGGTGCCGAGCCTGCCCGCCACGGGGGCGATCCTGCTCTGGGCCGCTTTGGACCTGGCCGCGGCGGGGATGGTGCTGTATCTGATGTTGCCCCAGGACGCTGTGGCGCTGACGGCGTTCCTGCCTGTTTTCCTGCTGGCTTACGGCGCGGGCCTGCTGTCGGGGGCGCCCGGCGGGGTCGGCCCGTTCGAACTGATGCTGCTGGGCCTGCTGCCCGATGTCCCACAGGGCGACCTCGTGGCCGCCGTCATGGGCTATCGCGCGCTCTATTACGCTTTGCCTGCCGTTTTGGGGGCGCTGGCATTGCTCCATCCGCCGGCCTGCCGGGAGGAGCGGCGGGCCGTGCCGACCGACCCGCCGATGCCGGGGGCCGAGCTGGGCCTGCTGCGCCAGAACGGGGGTCAGGTGGCGGCGCTTGCGGGCGGCCCGGCGGCGCTGTGGCCCACACCGCAGGCGCTGGTGGTCCTGCCGGGCGGCGCACCGCTGACCGGTGCCGCACTGAACGACCTGCGCCGCCGCGCGCGGGGCGGCAACCGGATCGCGACACTCTACAAATGCACCGCGTCCGAAGCCGCCCGCGCCCGGGCAGCAGGCTGGCAGGTGATGCGCATCGCGCGCGAGGCTTTGCTGAATCCGCAAACCTTCGACCTCGACAGCCCCGCGCGCCGGGGATTGCGCCGCAAGCTGAGGCAGGCGGCAAAGGCGGGGGTGCAGGTTCAACGGGCCGAGGTGCTGCCCCTATCCGAGATGGCCGCGCTCGATGCCTGCTGGCAGCGGCGAAACGGCCGCGCGCGGGGTGGCACCATGGGCAGGTTCTGCCCCCGCTACGTGGCAGGGCAGCAGGTCTTCCTTGCCTGGCAGGGTGAACAACTGGTTGGTTTTGTCACTTTCCACGCAGGGCCGCATGACATGGCCCTGGACCTCACGCGCCTGTCCGCGCAGGCCCCCCAAGGGACGATGCAGTCGCTGGTCGCCGCGGCACTGGCGCAGGCACGGGCGCAGGGGCTGAGCCGACTGAGCCTCGCCGCGGTGCCGGATTTCCCCGCGCTGAACCACCCGCTGCTGGCACCGCTGCGCGGTCGCGTGCTGGACCGCGCCGGGGCCGCCGGACTGATCCGGTTCAAATCCGCCTTCGCGCCAAGCTGGTCGCCGCGCTATGCCGCTGCCCCCGGCCGCGCCGGACTGGCGCTGGCCCTGGCCGACATCGCCCGCGAGGTGCATCATCCATACGCGCTGCGGCATGGAAACCTGTTTCATGAACAAGATGAAGAATATGAACTTGCCCCCCGACGGGCTGCGTGA
- a CDS encoding B12-binding domain-containing protein: protein MSDDEEIILSELDDEELVQQMFDDLYDGLKEEIEEGVNILLERKWEPYEILTKALVGGMTIVGADFRDGILFVPEVLLAANAMKGGMAILKPLLAETGAPTIGKMVIGTVKGDIHDIGKNLVGMMMEGAGFEIVDLGINNPVENYLEAIEKEKADILGMSALLTTTMPYMKVVIDTMVEQGIRDDYIILVGGAPLNEEFGKAIGADAYCRDAAVAVETAKEWMHRKHNRAASA from the coding sequence ATGTCTGACGATGAAGAAATCATCCTCTCCGAACTCGATGACGAAGAGCTTGTGCAACAGATGTTCGACGACCTTTACGACGGTCTCAAGGAAGAGATCGAAGAGGGCGTAAACATCCTGCTGGAACGCAAGTGGGAGCCTTATGAAATTCTGACCAAGGCGCTTGTCGGCGGCATGACCATCGTCGGTGCGGATTTCCGCGACGGGATCCTGTTCGTCCCCGAGGTGCTGCTGGCCGCCAACGCCATGAAGGGCGGCATGGCCATCCTGAAGCCGCTTCTGGCCGAAACCGGTGCCCCCACCATCGGCAAGATGGTCATCGGCACGGTGAAAGGCGACATTCACGACATCGGCAAGAACCTCGTCGGCATGATGATGGAAGGTGCCGGTTTCGAGATCGTGGACCTTGGCATCAACAACCCGGTGGAAAACTATCTCGAAGCGATCGAGAAGGAAAAGGCCGACATCCTGGGGATGTCCGCGCTGCTGACCACGACGATGCCCTACATGAAAGTCGTGATCGACACGATGGTCGAACAGGGCATCCGCGACGACTACATCATCCTCGTGGGCGGCGCGCCGCTGAACGAGGAATTCGGCAAGGCCATCGGCGCAGACGCCTATTGCCGCGATGCCGCCGTGGCCGTGGAAACCGCAAAGGAATGGATGCACCGCAAACACAACAGGGCTGCGTCCGCCTGA
- a CDS encoding DUF1476 domain-containing protein, translating into MSTMKDRENAFENKYAHDAEMQFKAEARRNKLLGLWAADLLGKTGEDAAAYAREVIKSDFEEAGDEDVFRKVSGDLDHRADEATIRAKMSSLMTEAKAQILSETD; encoded by the coding sequence ATGTCCACGATGAAAGACCGCGAGAACGCTTTCGAGAACAAGTACGCCCACGACGCCGAAATGCAGTTCAAGGCCGAGGCGCGGCGCAACAAGCTGCTGGGACTCTGGGCTGCCGACCTCTTGGGCAAGACCGGCGAGGATGCCGCCGCCTACGCCCGCGAAGTGATCAAGTCGGATTTCGAGGAAGCAGGCGACGAGGATGTGTTCCGCAAGGTCTCGGGCGATCTCGACCACCGCGCGGACGAGGCCACGATCCGCGCCAAGATGTCGTCGCTGATGACCGAGGCCAAGGCGCAGATCCTCAGCGAAACGGACTGA
- the bmt gene encoding betaine--homocysteine S-methyltransferase, translated as MSNALTDLLAEKGYLLADGATGTNLFNMGLMSGDAPEMWNVEQPEKIIKLYRGAVDSGSDLFLTNSFGANASRLKLHGAQDRVHELARVSAELAREVADTAGRKVIVAGSVGPTGDIMEPVGTLSHAEAVEMFHEAADGLKTGGVDIGWLETISAPEEYKAAAEGFARAGLPWCGTMSFDTAGRTMMGLTSEGMVDMVEGLDERPLAFGANCGTGASDLLRTVLGFTSKNPSLPVISKGNAGIPKYHDGHIHYDGTPELMGKYAVMARNCGATIIGGCCGTMPEHLVAMRAALDSQPKGDAPTLDEITSVLGPFSSDSDGTGDEAPAKRERRGGRRRG; from the coding sequence ATGTCCAATGCACTGACCGATCTTCTGGCCGAAAAGGGCTATCTGCTGGCCGACGGGGCCACCGGCACCAACCTGTTCAACATGGGGCTGATGTCCGGCGACGCGCCCGAGATGTGGAACGTGGAACAGCCCGAGAAGATCATCAAGCTCTACCGGGGGGCGGTGGACAGCGGCAGCGACCTGTTCCTGACCAACAGCTTCGGCGCCAATGCCTCGCGGCTGAAACTGCACGGGGCGCAGGATCGTGTGCACGAACTGGCGCGCGTGTCCGCCGAACTGGCACGCGAGGTGGCCGACACCGCCGGGCGCAAGGTGATCGTCGCGGGCTCGGTCGGCCCGACGGGCGACATCATGGAGCCTGTCGGCACGCTCAGCCATGCCGAGGCGGTGGAGATGTTCCACGAGGCTGCGGACGGGCTCAAGACCGGCGGCGTCGACATCGGCTGGCTGGAGACCATCAGCGCGCCCGAGGAATACAAGGCCGCCGCCGAAGGCTTCGCACGCGCGGGCCTGCCCTGGTGCGGCACCATGAGCTTTGACACCGCCGGGCGCACGATGATGGGCCTGACCTCGGAAGGCATGGTGGACATGGTCGAAGGTCTGGACGAACGGCCGCTCGCCTTTGGCGCCAACTGCGGCACGGGCGCGTCCGACCTGCTGCGCACCGTACTGGGGTTCACATCAAAGAACCCCTCCCTGCCTGTCATCTCCAAGGGCAACGCCGGTATTCCCAAGTACCACGACGGCCATATCCACTATGACGGCACGCCCGAACTGATGGGCAAATATGCGGTCATGGCGCGCAACTGCGGGGCCACGATCATCGGCGGCTGCTGCGGCACCATGCCGGAGCATCTGGTGGCGATGCGCGCCGCACTGGACAGCCAACCCAAAGGCGATGCGCCGACGCTGGACGAGATTACTTCAGTCCTCGGGCCGTTTTCCTCCGACAGCGACGGCACCGGCGATGAAGCCCCGGCCAAGCGCGAACGGCGCGGCGGACGGCGGCGCGGCTGA